From Arthrobacter sp. FW306-2-2C-D06B, a single genomic window includes:
- a CDS encoding FAD-dependent oxidoreductase, whose translation MNDQAPHPTVVVIGGGYGGISVAKALDEHATVTLVEPKDAFVHNIAALRSVVQPDFLPRMFLPYDRLLVHGTVLRDRAVRVDGHAVELASGASLAPDYIVLASGSSYPFPAKSDRMVTSDAIARYQAAHDDLKRADRVMLLGAGAVGLEFAGEIAAAWPEKDIVMVDVAPDILPGPYDPRLRIEVNRQLDELGVRRILGNPLVQLPPVPAGEFATFTVNTADGTDIQADIWFRCYGIAPQTDYVAGDLLASRTAEGYLDVTPELRVAGFENVYALGDISAIDVNKAGVAGREAVVVAKNIQAQIEGSAELSAYAPSKPVIILPLGPSGGSGQLPDGEIASPELISQIKGQHMMIDRYVEMLNLGA comes from the coding sequence ATGAATGATCAGGCTCCGCACCCCACTGTGGTGGTTATTGGTGGCGGCTACGGTGGGATCTCCGTAGCCAAGGCGCTGGACGAGCACGCGACGGTTACCTTGGTGGAGCCCAAGGATGCTTTCGTACACAACATTGCGGCCCTCCGATCGGTGGTCCAACCCGATTTCCTGCCGCGGATGTTCCTTCCCTACGACCGCCTGCTGGTGCACGGCACGGTTCTCCGGGACCGCGCAGTCCGGGTGGACGGGCACGCGGTCGAGTTGGCCTCGGGGGCCAGCCTGGCACCGGACTATATTGTCCTCGCAAGCGGTTCCAGCTACCCGTTCCCGGCCAAGAGCGATCGAATGGTCACTTCCGACGCCATCGCCCGCTACCAGGCCGCACATGATGACCTCAAACGCGCCGACAGGGTGATGCTGCTGGGCGCCGGGGCTGTCGGCCTTGAATTTGCCGGGGAGATCGCGGCGGCATGGCCGGAGAAGGACATCGTGATGGTGGATGTGGCGCCGGACATCCTTCCGGGGCCGTACGATCCACGGCTGCGGATTGAGGTCAACCGGCAGCTGGATGAACTCGGCGTACGGCGGATCCTGGGGAATCCGTTGGTCCAGTTGCCGCCGGTTCCCGCGGGCGAATTCGCCACCTTTACCGTGAACACCGCGGACGGTACTGACATCCAGGCGGACATTTGGTTCCGCTGCTACGGAATAGCCCCCCAGACGGACTATGTGGCGGGAGACCTCCTGGCCTCACGGACTGCCGAGGGCTACCTGGACGTCACCCCCGAACTCCGCGTCGCGGGCTTCGAGAACGTCTACGCCTTGGGTGACATTTCGGCGATCGACGTGAACAAAGCCGGCGTCGCGGGACGCGAGGCCGTGGTGGTTGCCAAGAACATCCAAGCCCAGATTGAGGGCTCGGCGGAGCTGTCCGCTTACGCGCCGTCGAAGCCGGTCATCATCCTTCCCTTGGGGCCGTCCGGCGGTTCGGGCCAACTGCCCGACGGCGAGATCGCCAGCCCGGAGCTGATCTCGCAGATCAAGGGCCAACACATGATGATCGACCGCTATGTCGAAATGTTGAACCTCGGCGCCTAA
- a CDS encoding DUF1737 domain-containing protein — protein MPEPTEEKLSYRLITGPDTKDFCERISTALAEGYVLHGSPAATFNGTDVIVAQAIVLPAAIASADAAVANAVDQLDEEFDGEGHA, from the coding sequence ATGCCTGAACCCACCGAAGAAAAACTCTCGTACCGTCTCATCACGGGCCCTGACACGAAGGATTTCTGCGAGCGGATCTCCACCGCCCTCGCGGAGGGATACGTGTTGCACGGCAGCCCGGCCGCGACCTTCAATGGCACGGACGTGATTGTGGCCCAGGCCATCGTCCTACCCGCAGCGATCGCGAGCGCGGATGCAGCAGTTGCCAACGCGGTAGACCAGCTTGACGAAGAGTTCGACGGCGAGGGCCACGCATGA
- a CDS encoding aminodeoxychorismate lyase: MTLPASTVLVFLDPAFENGRVADSNQPQLMATDLGATRGDGVFESLLAVEGRARKVQAHLNRLESSARALDLNIPEQDVWRRAIDTAITEFRDAFPAPSPAEDEVVVKLLVTRGVEGASTPTCWIQASPSPAGSRRQRETGIDVVLLDRGFDTEAGDRAPWLLLGAKTLSYAVNMAALRYAHKQGADDAIFTSTDGRVLEGPTSTVLLAHVEMVDDGAGSVRTVKRLITPQLDSGILPGTSQDALFSKAKAAGWELGYGPLVPEDLFDADAVWLISSIRLIAPVNHVDGREIGTPAMRKQLTAELNELFAGIE, encoded by the coding sequence ATGACTTTACCTGCCTCGACGGTCCTCGTTTTCCTGGATCCAGCGTTCGAAAACGGCCGCGTCGCCGATTCCAACCAGCCGCAGCTCATGGCAACCGACCTGGGCGCCACCCGGGGTGACGGCGTCTTCGAGTCGCTGCTCGCCGTCGAGGGCCGTGCGCGCAAGGTGCAAGCGCACCTGAACAGGCTTGAGAGCTCAGCCCGCGCACTGGACCTCAACATTCCCGAACAGGACGTCTGGCGCCGAGCGATCGACACCGCGATCACCGAATTCCGGGACGCCTTCCCCGCGCCAAGCCCGGCCGAGGACGAAGTCGTCGTCAAGCTCTTGGTCACGCGCGGAGTGGAAGGCGCCTCGACTCCCACGTGCTGGATCCAGGCTTCGCCGTCGCCCGCGGGCAGTCGCCGGCAGCGCGAGACGGGCATCGACGTCGTACTTCTTGACCGCGGCTTCGACACGGAGGCGGGCGACCGCGCCCCTTGGCTGCTGCTCGGCGCGAAGACGCTCTCCTATGCCGTGAACATGGCCGCGCTGCGCTACGCGCACAAGCAAGGCGCTGACGACGCGATCTTCACCTCAACAGACGGCCGTGTTCTGGAGGGTCCGACGTCCACGGTGTTGCTTGCCCACGTTGAAATGGTCGACGACGGCGCCGGCTCGGTACGCACGGTCAAGCGCCTCATCACTCCGCAACTGGACAGCGGCATCCTGCCGGGCACGTCCCAGGACGCGCTCTTCTCCAAGGCAAAGGCAGCGGGCTGGGAACTCGGATACGGTCCGCTGGTTCCGGAAGACCTGTTCGACGCCGATGCGGTGTGGCTGATTTCGAGCATCAGGCTCATCGCGCCCGTCAACCACGTGGATGGCAGGGAGATCGGCACCCCGGCAATGCGCAAGCAGCTGACGGCCGAGCTCAACGAGCTGTTCGCGGGGATCGAGTAG
- a CDS encoding phage tail protein, translating into MPYIVDFENVSTVGLESSPVAEALAGLRANEGRYYRNKYDHVFTVSPASEVPEVVDRVSRILKEERDIVISSRPLEATSFDVDGLRMAYVFYESGLSINVMYSIEADGKRAVGFKLADGMEVPEELASRFKFARQKSKLAGVIRGSFFVIKGEY; encoded by the coding sequence ATGCCGTACATCGTTGACTTCGAGAACGTTTCTACCGTCGGCCTGGAATCGTCTCCGGTCGCCGAGGCGCTTGCCGGGTTGCGTGCCAACGAGGGCCGCTACTACCGGAACAAATACGACCACGTCTTCACCGTGAGCCCAGCCAGCGAGGTTCCGGAGGTCGTCGATCGAGTAAGCCGCATCCTGAAGGAGGAGCGCGACATCGTCATCAGCTCCCGCCCGCTGGAAGCAACTTCCTTCGACGTCGACGGTTTGCGGATGGCGTACGTCTTCTACGAGTCGGGACTGTCGATCAACGTCATGTACAGCATCGAGGCCGACGGGAAGCGAGCGGTCGGATTCAAACTCGCCGACGGCATGGAGGTTCCGGAAGAACTAGCATCACGCTTCAAATTCGCTCGCCAGAAGTCGAAGCTTGCAGGCGTCATCCGCGGCTCCTTCTTCGTGATCAAGGGCGAGTACTGA
- a CDS encoding MarR family winged helix-turn-helix transcriptional regulator produces the protein MSPSTAGKQLGFLLARHGRIMNTRLRQALDSSGLSPRHAVLLCRLDESGPLSQQGLIDVLSIDASGLVAVLNDLEREGLAERRRDPADRRRHIVEITAEGKRAVASIEVAVADVEQEAFAGFSADELQQLHGLLSRIHGEPADEACAED, from the coding sequence ATGAGTCCTTCGACAGCGGGAAAGCAACTGGGGTTTCTCTTAGCGCGCCACGGGCGCATCATGAATACGCGACTCCGCCAAGCGTTGGACTCCTCCGGGCTCAGCCCAAGGCATGCCGTGCTGTTGTGCCGGCTTGACGAGTCCGGGCCGCTCAGTCAGCAAGGCCTGATCGATGTTCTCTCCATCGATGCGAGCGGACTTGTAGCGGTCCTGAACGACCTAGAACGCGAAGGACTGGCGGAACGGCGCCGCGATCCCGCGGACCGTCGTCGTCATATCGTAGAAATCACCGCGGAAGGCAAGCGCGCGGTGGCGTCGATTGAAGTTGCGGTGGCCGACGTCGAGCAGGAGGCCTTTGCGGGGTTCTCCGCCGATGAGCTCCAGCAACTCCATGGGCTGTTGTCGAGGATCCACGGCGAACCCGCGGACGAGGCCTGCGCCGAGGATTGA
- a CDS encoding ornithine cyclodeaminase, with translation MTRFVDVRNMVRWTAGRGPETIISEMIQYLEDDFRRWESFDKTPRVASHTPFGVIELMPTSDQETYGFKYVNGHPSNPARGFQTVTAFGVLSDVHNGYPTFLAEMTVLTALRTAATSGMVAKKLARPDAHTMAMIGTGTQSEFQALAFRAALGINSVRIWDTDPAAMEKFVRNMAPLGFDITIAGSAAQAVEGADVITTCTADKANATILTAAQVSPGVHINAIGGDCPGKTELDAAILGLGDVFVEYDPQTRIEGEIQQMSAEFPVTEFWQVLCGHALGRTSTDQITIFDSVGFAIEDFSALRYLRDAVEGSEFFEEIDLVANPDDPKDLFGLVRALSPIGS, from the coding sequence ATGACGCGCTTTGTCGATGTCCGCAATATGGTTCGCTGGACGGCCGGGCGGGGCCCGGAGACCATCATCTCGGAGATGATTCAGTACTTGGAAGACGACTTCCGCCGGTGGGAGTCTTTTGACAAGACGCCGCGGGTGGCAAGCCACACGCCGTTTGGGGTCATCGAGCTGATGCCCACCAGCGACCAGGAAACATACGGCTTCAAGTATGTAAATGGACACCCTTCGAATCCAGCGCGTGGCTTCCAGACCGTGACAGCTTTCGGTGTCCTGTCCGACGTCCATAACGGCTATCCGACGTTCCTCGCGGAGATGACAGTGCTGACAGCGCTGCGGACGGCGGCTACGTCCGGGATGGTCGCTAAGAAACTCGCGCGCCCGGATGCCCACACCATGGCGATGATCGGGACCGGAACCCAATCGGAGTTCCAGGCCCTGGCCTTCCGGGCGGCTCTGGGCATTAACAGCGTCAGGATCTGGGACACGGATCCGGCTGCGATGGAGAAGTTCGTCCGGAACATGGCTCCCCTCGGCTTCGACATCACCATCGCCGGGTCCGCGGCCCAGGCAGTGGAGGGCGCCGACGTCATCACCACCTGCACGGCCGACAAGGCCAACGCCACCATCCTTACGGCTGCCCAGGTCTCGCCCGGTGTTCACATCAACGCGATCGGTGGAGATTGCCCAGGGAAGACCGAACTCGACGCTGCCATCCTGGGCCTCGGCGATGTCTTTGTGGAATACGATCCCCAGACGCGGATTGAAGGCGAGATCCAACAAATGTCCGCCGAATTTCCCGTCACGGAATTCTGGCAGGTTCTGTGCGGGCACGCGCTGGGCCGCACCTCCACGGACCAGATCACGATTTTCGATTCCGTGGGCTTCGCGATCGAGGACTTTTCCGCGTTGCGGTATCTCCGCGACGCCGTTGAGGGTTCAGAATTCTTCGAGGAGATCGACCTCGTCGCGAACCCCGATGACCCGAAGGACCTCTTCGGTCTGGTGCGGGCACTTTCTCCCATCGGATCCTGA
- a CDS encoding O-succinylhomoserine sulfhydrylase, whose translation MTFNPDAAGWSPDTQAVRGGLDRTNFQETSEAVFLNSGFVYESAAAAERAFTGEDERFVYSRYGNPSVATFQERLRLLEGTEACFATASGMSAVFTALGALLAAGDRVVAARSLFGSCFVILNEILPRWGVETVFVDGPDLEQWRAALSEPTTAVFFESPSNPMQEIVDIAAVSELAHAAGATVVVDNVFATPLLQRCGDLGADVIVYSGTKHIDGQGRVLGGAILGTKEFIDGPVKQLMRHTGPSLSAFNAWVLTKGLETMALRVNHSSASALRIAEWLEDQPAISWVKYPLLKSHPQYDLAAKQMKAGGTVLTFELLPSAGRSAKEAAFALLDGLAVIDISNNLGDSKSLITHPATTTHRAMGPEGRAAIGLSDGVVRLSVGLEDVADLIGDLERALKQV comes from the coding sequence GTGACTTTCAATCCTGACGCCGCCGGCTGGAGCCCTGATACCCAGGCAGTCCGCGGTGGTCTTGACCGCACCAATTTCCAAGAAACATCCGAGGCCGTCTTCCTGAACTCCGGATTCGTCTATGAGTCCGCCGCGGCCGCAGAGCGCGCATTCACGGGAGAGGACGAGCGCTTCGTCTACTCCCGTTACGGCAACCCCTCCGTGGCCACTTTCCAGGAGCGGCTCCGCCTGCTCGAAGGCACCGAAGCGTGCTTCGCGACGGCGTCGGGCATGTCCGCTGTCTTCACCGCGCTCGGTGCGTTGCTGGCTGCAGGTGACCGCGTGGTTGCCGCCCGCTCGCTCTTCGGTTCCTGTTTCGTGATCCTCAACGAGATCCTGCCGCGCTGGGGCGTCGAGACCGTCTTCGTCGACGGACCGGACCTGGAACAGTGGCGTGCCGCGTTGTCCGAGCCGACAACGGCAGTGTTCTTCGAGTCGCCGTCGAACCCCATGCAGGAAATCGTGGACATCGCGGCAGTGAGCGAGCTCGCTCACGCGGCGGGCGCCACCGTCGTCGTCGACAATGTCTTTGCCACTCCCCTGCTACAGCGCTGCGGGGATCTCGGCGCAGACGTGATCGTCTACTCGGGCACCAAGCACATCGATGGCCAAGGCCGGGTCCTGGGCGGAGCGATCCTGGGCACCAAGGAATTCATCGACGGTCCCGTCAAGCAGCTCATGCGTCACACCGGGCCGTCGCTTTCAGCGTTCAACGCCTGGGTCCTGACCAAAGGCCTGGAGACGATGGCGCTGCGCGTCAATCACTCCTCGGCGTCTGCGTTGCGGATCGCCGAATGGCTTGAGGATCAGCCGGCCATCAGTTGGGTCAAGTACCCCCTGCTGAAGTCTCACCCGCAGTACGACCTGGCTGCGAAGCAAATGAAGGCCGGCGGAACCGTGCTCACCTTTGAGCTGCTCCCCTCTGCGGGGCGATCGGCGAAAGAGGCCGCCTTCGCGCTGCTGGACGGGCTCGCCGTCATCGATATCTCGAACAACCTCGGCGACTCAAAGTCCCTCATCACCCATCCCGCCACCACCACGCACCGCGCCATGGGTCCGGAAGGCCGAGCGGCCATTGGCCTGAGCGACGGCGTCGTGCGGCTTTCGGTGGGGCTGGAGGATGTGGCCGACCTCATCGGGGACCTGGAGAGGGCCCTCAAGCAGGTCTAG
- a CDS encoding SLC13 family permease has product MRLAIIGAVLLVAGAVAVATGALPFTDLMALVDRVAPILLFVVAMTVVTELCSEAGVFLWTARRLRYWGRGYSILLWLFLAVFATLSTVFLSLDTTAVLLTPVVVSVARQAGLPALPFALTTVWLANTASLLLPISNLTNLLAQHSLGGITPGGFAGLMWAPSLAAVVVPLLFIAVVFRRDLRNRYSRIPVGRIRPDQPAGTESRPAADRVLLGCSAVVLALLLPALVSGVPVWIPALAGAVVLGLVFAFRRPRVLKVSLIPWSLLLFASGLFLVMEAARHLGAAVLLSQVAGQGPGYLDLLRLAATGAAGSNVLNNLPAYLLAEPLAGTPVRMAALLIGVNAGPLITPWASLATLLWHDRLMRMNVLITWKGYAVFGLMVAPLTVFAAVAALAATGQ; this is encoded by the coding sequence ATGCGTTTGGCGATCATTGGAGCGGTCCTGCTCGTGGCGGGTGCCGTCGCGGTCGCCACAGGCGCCCTGCCTTTCACCGATCTGATGGCACTCGTGGATCGGGTGGCTCCGATTCTGCTGTTCGTCGTTGCGATGACGGTGGTGACTGAGCTGTGCAGCGAGGCCGGAGTCTTCCTTTGGACTGCCCGCCGGCTCCGGTACTGGGGCCGCGGATACAGCATTCTCTTGTGGCTGTTCCTCGCGGTCTTTGCGACGCTGAGCACGGTCTTCCTTTCCCTGGACACAACGGCGGTGTTGCTGACCCCGGTGGTCGTCAGCGTGGCGCGGCAAGCCGGACTGCCGGCCCTGCCCTTCGCACTGACGACGGTCTGGCTCGCCAACACGGCAAGCCTCCTGCTGCCCATTTCCAACCTGACCAACCTTCTGGCCCAGCACAGCCTTGGCGGTATTACTCCGGGCGGGTTTGCAGGCCTGATGTGGGCACCCTCCCTTGCGGCCGTCGTCGTGCCGCTGCTGTTCATCGCCGTCGTCTTCCGACGGGATCTGCGCAACCGCTATTCACGGATCCCGGTCGGGCGGATCAGGCCGGACCAGCCAGCGGGCACCGAATCCAGGCCTGCCGCGGACCGGGTTCTGCTCGGGTGCAGCGCCGTGGTTCTGGCGCTGCTGCTGCCCGCGTTGGTGTCAGGGGTCCCGGTATGGATCCCTGCACTGGCCGGGGCCGTAGTGCTGGGCCTGGTGTTCGCGTTCAGGCGCCCACGGGTTCTCAAGGTGTCCCTGATTCCTTGGTCCTTGTTGCTGTTCGCTTCCGGCCTCTTTCTGGTGATGGAAGCCGCCAGGCATTTGGGAGCTGCTGTGTTGCTGAGTCAGGTGGCCGGACAAGGCCCGGGCTACCTGGATCTGCTTCGGCTCGCCGCGACCGGCGCCGCTGGTTCCAACGTGCTCAACAATTTGCCTGCGTACCTGCTCGCAGAACCGCTGGCGGGGACGCCTGTGCGGATGGCTGCGTTGCTGATCGGAGTCAATGCGGGCCCGCTCATCACCCCGTGGGCGTCCCTTGCAACTTTGCTGTGGCACGACCGGCTGATGCGGATGAATGTCCTGATTACGTGGAAGGGCTACGCGGTCTTCGGGCTGATGGTTGCTCCCCTGACCGTGTTCGCGGCAGTAGCGGCGCTGGCAGCCACGGGACAATGA
- a CDS encoding DinB family protein → MTLAEDNLNQPIRIQFEAFIDEHRRGIHDCLNGLTEEQARRSLVPSRTTLLGLVKHATFVEKVWFDEAITCRSRAEIGIPATPDESFVLDDGDTIATIQQAHREACEASRQATSSLGLDDMLNGNRRGPLPLRWVYLHMLRELAQHCGHADILREQITAPK, encoded by the coding sequence GTGACGCTTGCCGAGGACAACCTCAACCAGCCAATTCGGATCCAATTCGAGGCATTCATCGATGAGCACCGTCGCGGGATCCATGACTGCTTGAACGGGTTGACGGAAGAACAGGCCAGGCGGTCATTGGTCCCGTCCCGGACCACCTTGCTTGGTCTCGTGAAACACGCGACCTTCGTCGAAAAGGTGTGGTTCGACGAAGCGATCACGTGCCGTTCGCGCGCCGAGATCGGGATCCCTGCGACGCCGGATGAGTCCTTTGTCCTCGATGACGGCGACACGATCGCCACGATCCAGCAAGCACACCGCGAGGCATGCGAAGCATCGCGCCAGGCGACGTCGTCCTTAGGGCTCGACGACATGCTCAACGGCAACCGACGCGGTCCGCTCCCGCTGCGCTGGGTGTACCTCCACATGCTCCGCGAGCTTGCGCAACACTGCGGGCACGCAGACATCCTGCGCGAGCAGATCACCGCACCCAAGTGA
- a CDS encoding Lrp/AsnC family transcriptional regulator, translating into MAALTDLDRQLLSALREDGRASVASLARKLGVARATVNSRLDRLVSSGTIVGFTARVRDEVDPLAIRAIALIAVEGRSADKVIRQLRGLPEIWALHTTNGGWDLVAELRTESLSDFDQVLGRIRGIDGIVNSETSLLLSSVLR; encoded by the coding sequence ATGGCAGCACTCACCGACCTCGACCGTCAGCTCCTCTCCGCCCTCCGGGAAGACGGCAGGGCGTCCGTGGCGAGCCTCGCGCGCAAGCTGGGCGTCGCCAGGGCCACTGTGAATAGCAGGCTCGATCGTCTTGTCTCCTCCGGAACCATCGTTGGTTTCACTGCGAGAGTGCGCGACGAGGTCGATCCACTTGCGATTAGGGCTATTGCGCTCATTGCCGTGGAGGGAAGATCGGCCGACAAGGTCATTCGCCAGCTCAGGGGACTTCCGGAGATTTGGGCGCTGCACACCACCAACGGCGGATGGGACCTCGTGGCCGAGCTGCGCACGGAAAGCCTCAGCGACTTCGACCAGGTCCTCGGCAGGATCCGCGGGATCGACGGGATCGTCAACAGCGAGACGAGCCTGTTGCTCAGTTCCGTCCTGCGGTAG
- the cls gene encoding cardiolipin synthase, with protein MLFPFQFGTEWTWLLGAWAIVEIALRVVLLGVIPGNRRPTTAMAWLLAVFLVPSVGFVLFLLFGNFRLSRRRREQQEQVNDRVRAGTSALADVVSTYSGPEWVTSAGELNRRLGSLPMVDGNSVELFPGYEESIKAMAEAVRGAKKFVNAEFYIMSSDSVTDELLTELENAAARGVNVRLLFDHIGTLRIPGYRRLVRRLSSGQIQWRRMLPLLPIHGQWRRPDLRNHRKILVIDGEIAFTGSQNLIEPSYNNPKHRRAGRKWVELMARMEGPIVATLNVVFATDWLSETDESLENQLQVAVQATPGRMTAQVVPSGPGFVTENNLRLFNTLIYSAQHRISICSPYFVPDDSLLYAITTAAQRGVDVELFVSEKGDQFLVHHAQRSYYEALLEAGVRIYLYRAPYVLHAKHFTIDEEVAVLGSSNMDMRSFSLNMEVSVMLLGAEAVDSMRSVESSYREMCRELTLEGWLHRPMLAKYVDNVARLTATLQ; from the coding sequence GTGCTGTTTCCTTTTCAGTTCGGGACAGAGTGGACTTGGCTCCTCGGCGCGTGGGCCATCGTTGAGATCGCCTTACGCGTCGTGCTGCTGGGCGTCATCCCCGGAAACCGCCGCCCCACGACGGCCATGGCCTGGCTCCTGGCCGTCTTCCTCGTTCCGTCCGTCGGTTTCGTCCTGTTCCTGTTGTTCGGCAATTTCCGCTTGTCCCGCCGTCGTCGGGAGCAGCAGGAGCAAGTCAACGATCGGGTGCGTGCAGGCACTTCGGCGCTCGCCGACGTCGTAAGCACGTACTCGGGACCCGAATGGGTGACGTCGGCCGGTGAACTGAACCGGCGCCTGGGTTCCTTGCCGATGGTGGACGGTAACTCCGTGGAGCTCTTCCCCGGCTACGAGGAGTCGATCAAGGCGATGGCGGAAGCGGTCCGGGGGGCCAAGAAGTTCGTCAATGCGGAGTTCTACATCATGAGCAGTGACTCAGTCACGGACGAACTCCTCACCGAGTTGGAAAACGCGGCAGCGCGCGGTGTCAACGTCCGCCTTCTGTTCGACCACATCGGCACGCTGCGTATCCCCGGCTACCGAAGGCTGGTCCGTAGGCTCAGCAGCGGCCAGATCCAGTGGCGCCGCATGTTGCCGTTGCTGCCCATCCACGGACAGTGGCGCCGTCCGGATTTGCGGAACCACCGGAAAATCCTGGTGATCGACGGCGAAATCGCCTTCACGGGCTCCCAGAACCTGATCGAGCCCTCCTACAACAACCCCAAGCACCGGCGCGCCGGGCGTAAATGGGTGGAACTCATGGCGCGGATGGAGGGGCCGATCGTCGCTACCCTCAACGTCGTCTTCGCAACCGACTGGCTCAGCGAAACCGATGAATCCCTGGAAAACCAATTGCAGGTCGCGGTCCAGGCAACACCCGGGCGAATGACGGCCCAGGTGGTTCCCAGCGGCCCGGGGTTCGTCACGGAAAACAACCTGCGCCTGTTCAATACGCTGATTTACTCGGCCCAGCACCGCATCTCGATCTGCAGCCCGTACTTCGTGCCCGATGATTCGCTGCTGTACGCCATTACGACGGCGGCCCAGCGTGGCGTCGACGTGGAACTTTTCGTCTCCGAGAAGGGCGACCAGTTCCTCGTCCACCACGCCCAGCGCTCCTACTACGAGGCGCTGCTGGAAGCCGGGGTGCGCATCTACCTGTACCGCGCGCCGTACGTCCTGCACGCCAAGCACTTCACCATCGACGAAGAGGTGGCCGTCCTAGGCTCCAGCAATATGGACATGCGCTCCTTCTCGCTCAACATGGAGGTGTCCGTGATGCTCCTGGGCGCCGAAGCCGTGGACAGCATGCGCTCCGTTGAATCGAGTTACCGGGAAATGTGCCGCGAGCTGACACTGGAGGGCTGGTTGCACCGGCCGATGCTTGCCAAATATGTGGACAACGTGGCGCGGCTGACGGCGACCCTGCAGTAG
- a CDS encoding rhodanese-like domain-containing protein gives MSYAGDLSPHDAWTKLEQGAILVDVRTEGEWAHIGIPDTKATENDPLFIQWNLAGGIPNTRFIEELTQQAPEADGTELVFLCRSGQRSIAAAIAATQAGYTAYNVLEGFEGEPDRYGERTVNGWKNRGLPTNLGNI, from the coding sequence ATGAGCTACGCAGGCGACCTCAGCCCGCACGACGCCTGGACCAAACTGGAGCAAGGCGCCATCCTGGTGGACGTCCGCACCGAAGGCGAGTGGGCACACATTGGCATTCCGGATACCAAGGCCACCGAAAACGATCCCCTGTTCATCCAGTGGAACCTGGCCGGCGGCATCCCCAACACCCGTTTCATCGAAGAGCTGACGCAACAGGCTCCGGAAGCGGATGGCACCGAACTGGTCTTCCTTTGCCGCTCCGGCCAGCGTTCCATCGCCGCCGCGATCGCCGCAACCCAGGCCGGGTACACCGCATACAACGTCCTCGAGGGCTTTGAGGGCGAACCGGACCGCTATGGCGAGCGAACTGTGAACGGCTGGAAAAACCGTGGACTTCCGACGAACCTGGGGAACATCTAA